Below is a window of Methanocaldococcus jannaschii DSM 2661 DNA.
TTGCCTATATTATATATAGATATAGAAACATTTTATTTAAATATATGGTTTTATTGGCATTTGCTTTATTAATCTTTTTAGGAATTATGGGAAAAATTATCCTACTCTCTTCTAATCAAAACTGGGATTTAAATCCAATAGAACTTTTATGCTATAGAGCTTATTTTGATTTGTATGTTCTTAGTAAGATTGTTGAAAGCAATATATTAACTCTTGGGAAAATTACTTTAACCCCTAATGGGGAGCACTTTATAGGTGAGTTACTCTTTAAATATCCTCATAACATTACAACAACATTATTTGGAACTATATATCTTGATTTTGGAATTTTTGGGGGTTTATTTGCTATGCTGTTGGGAGTTATATCAAAATATATATATGAGGGAGATAAAAAGCTCTATGCAATATATGCCTCTCTATTATTGGCTTACTGTGAGATAGGCATTAACTATGGATTTTTAGTAGTTTTATCTCTACTATTGTATATAAATGCAAAACTAGTCTTTGCAAAACTGTTAAAGCTTATAAATGAACTTTGAACGCCTTCCTATTGAAGGCGTTCATTAAATACATAATATATTCTAAAATATTTTACCTAAAATATTTTACAAAGAACTATAAAACACTTAAAGAGGGATAATCATGAAGTTTATAATAAAAACTCAAAAAGGTTTTGAAAATATCGTTGTGAATAATCTAAAAGAAATTGTTGATGATTTTAATTATATCGTTTCTCCTGATGGTTATCAAGGTATTGTTATAGTTGAGAGTGATGAAGATATTGAAGACAAAATACTACAAATCCCAGAGGTTGAGAGAGTTTTAAAAGTTTATTTTGAAACAGAAACAGATTTTGATAAAATAGTTAATTTAGCTGAAAAGATTAAAGATTACATAAAAGAGGATGAAACTTTTGCTGTAGAAACTAAAAAAAGAGGAAAACATGATTTCAGCTCAACAGATATAAACATTGTTTTGGGAGCTAAGATTAAAGATTTAACAAATGCTTCAGTTGATTTAAATAATCCAGATAAGGTTGTTCATGTTGAAGTATTTAAAAATAAAACTTATGTATCAATAACCCCTGGAGAAAAGTTCAAAAAATATACCAAGGAGAAAAGAAATGCGAGAGAGTTATTTAAAAAAGTTGTTATTGTGCAAATGCCATATTTGGGAGAAAAAATTGTTTGTAAAAGGTTTGGGGAAGCTATTGGGAGAGCAGCTCAAGGATTTGAAGTTAAGGAGTTAATTATAGCACCAAAAGAAAAAGTTGATGCCTATGAATTGATGGAATTTATTAAAGGAGTTAAGATTGGGCAGCACTCAAGATATGAGATTCAAAAGAGAGCTTATCCATTTGAAATTAAGTTAGTTCCAGTGACTGTTCAAGATTTATATCAGGTTGTTAGGGATAAGAGGAGAGATAATAGATTGTTAATAATTACTGACCCAAAAGGAGATGAGTTATCAAAAATTAAGGATAAATTAGCTTATGATTTAAGAAAAAAGAGAGAAATTATTGTATTTTGTGGTTCAAGGGAGGGGATTCCAAGAGGATTATTTAGATTTGCTGACTATATAGTAGATTTAGCTCCACATATGACATTTGCTACTGAACATGCTATTCCTGCTGCTTTAATAGCTTTATGGGGAGTTTATAGTGGAGAGGATTTGGAAAATAGCTCTAAAGAAGAAAAAACAGAATCTAACTCAAATGGTGAATAACTTAATCTTTAAATTTTTATTTAATAGGTTGCACTGCACCCACTATGGGGTGCAGTAAAAATATACACCCTACCTACTCTGAGGTAGGGTTAAAAATAACCTCAATTATATCTTTATTTATCATTACAAGTTTTTTGTTATTTAAAATTTTTGGTTGGGAGAAATAAAAATTTTTAATAAACGATTTAGAATTTTTAAAACTTAATCTCATTCAATCCCAAAACGTCAAATGTATTATAAATGCCTTCTTTTTTATCAGCAATGTATCTTATAGCCAATATAACTCCATTAACAAACGCTTGCCTACTACTTGCTCTGTGAGTTAGCTCAATCCTCTCTCCATCTCCAGCAAATATAACTGTGTGGTCTCCTACAACATCCCCGCCCCTTAAAGCATGAATCCCAATCTCTTCCTTCTTTCTCTCTCCAGTCATTCCATATCTCCCATAAACAAATACACTTTCAATTCCTCTATTAGCTTTTATAATCTCAGCTGCTCTCAAAGCAGTTCCTGAAGGAGCGTCCTTTTTATATCTATGATGCATCTCTATAATTTCAATATCATAATCCCCTAATTTCTTTGCTAAAAACTCTAAAGTTTTGAAAAATATATTAACTCCAATTGCAAAATTTTGAGATATTACAGCAGCAACATTATTTTCTTTTATTGCTTTTTCAATCTCTGCCTTTTGCTCTTCAGTAAATCCAGTAGTCCCAATAACTAAATTAACCCCATTTTTAGCAGCTATTTTAACATTTTCAACACATGCATGGGCTATGGTAAAATCAACCAATACATCTGGCTTTGTTTCTTTTAAAACCTTATCTAACTCATCTGCAGTTGATAATGGAACTCCAATTTTACCAATGCCTATTAACTCTCCAACATCCTCTCCTTTTTTTGGATGATTTGGAACTTCAAATGCACAAACAACTTTCATATCTTCTTGCTGAGTTATGGTTTTAATTATATTGCTTCCCATCCTTCCTAAAGCTCCTGTAACTGCCACTTTAATCATAATCATCACCATAAAGATTTTCTTAATTTTTAGAATTATTACTCGCATTATTTATAAATAGTTGATGCAATATAAATGATGTAGGCTAAGTATTATACTTTATCAACAGCATTATGTATGGGATAGTTATGTTCGTGAATAGAAAAGAGGAGCTTGAATTTCTTGAAAGAAAGTGGAATGAGAATAAAGCCAACTTAATAATCCTATATGGGAGAAGAAGAGTTGGAAAAACGATGCTTATAAAAAAATTTCTTGAAAATAAAAAAATAAAAAGGGCATCTATATTTTGCTAACCAACGATTCCATGAATGAGAATCTAAATGAGTTAAAGAGAGTATTTTCAAGCTTAACTGGAAAGGAATATTTTAAAAACTTGGATGTTGGATTGGTAGATCTTTTTAGATATTTGAGAGATGAGATTAAGGATGAGAAGGTTGTTATAGCACTTGATGAATTTCAATACCTAATGCAATTAAATAGAGGAGTTTTAAGCATATTTCAAAAGATTTGGGATGGGATTTTGGCAGATACGAAGGTTTTTTTAATAATCTGTGGTTCAAGTTGTGTATCCAAACATGGCAGATTTAGAGATTGGTAATGTGAAGGAGGTTTATAACAAAATCTTAGCATCTCTAAATGAATACTATGGTAAAATGTTTGAAAACCTTGTATTTGAGATGCTTAAACTTAAAATTATTGATTTTGGTCAAAAAAGTGTGGCTAAGTGGTGGCATAAGGGAGAAGAGATTGATGTTTTAGCTTATAACAATAATAAGATGATTGCCTTTGAAGTAAAATGGAAGGATTTGAGCTTTAAAGAAGCAAAAGGGATTTTAAGGGATTTGGAAAGAAAACTTGATAAAGTTGATTTTGATGGAGAAAAAGAGTGCTACATCATAGCAAAGAGTATTGAAGGAAAAGAAAAACTAAAAGCACTTGATTTAATGGATTTGGAGAAATTAATTATCTTCTAGACATCTTTTATGCTCTTCAATATCGAAATCTATTTCGTAATATTTATAGATTTCATCTGCAAGGTTTTCAGCAAATTCTTTAGCTTTCTCTTTACTTTCAAACCCTAAAACCCAAATGCCCCACATCGTTTCCCAATTTGATGATAGCTTACAACTCTCTTTTATAGGATTTTTTCCATTAAATTTGTGGATAACTATTTTTTTGTTCTTCCAATCAATATATAATGCATAGTTTTCTCCTTCTATTTTAACATTTTCAATATTTTCTCCATAAGCTTTATTTTTAACATTCTTCTCTAAATAAATCTTAATGAATTTGTTTAATGGCAATCTTGAAATTTTAACCCTTACATTTTTTAACATCTCCTCTAATATCTCCTCAATCTCCTCCTCTTCAATCCAGTTTAAGGTTGTGGGGATTAAGATGGTGATATATCTATCTCCATCAAGTTCCACATCTAAAATTTTTAAATATTCACTATAAATGCCAAATTGTTTTAATATCTTTATCAGTTCTTTCATAATCATTCCTCTAACATTATATAGAGCTTTAAGAGTTTTTCAATAATCTCAAGCTTTTCAATGATGATTGCAATTAGCTGATTGTGTCTATAACTATAAAGTTCCTGTCTCAATATATGCAAATAATGGAAAAACTTTAGCTTTAAATAACTCTCTTTAAACTCCTCCCAATGCTCCTCATAGTGCTTCCCATGCTCCAATCTTGGAGATAATATATAGTCAGATGCATGCCTATAGAGCTTTAAATCCATTAAGAAGTTTCTAATCTTTTTGCTAAAGTTTGCATACCTATCTTTATTGTGCCAATCTTCTATGTTTTCTCTAATATAGAATTCAAATGCATTTAGCAAATATAACATCCCATAGTAAAATCTCGATATAAAGGTTCTTAAGTCAAACTCTTTTAGTGCGTTAATACAGCTATCTAAGAAGTGAATGCACTCTTTTAGATAGACATTGTTTAGGTTATGCATTCTTTCCATCACCTAAGACATAAACTTTAAAGCCCTCCTTTTCCCACAACTCTCTATTTAATATATTTTTAGTATCAAGGATTATTTTATTTTTTACCTTTGAGGCGATATTTTTTATATCTTCTTTATCAAAATTTTTATATTCATCATGCTCAGCTAATATAACGATAATATCAGCTCCTTCAACAGCTTCATCTAAACTATTTAAAGGATAAATAAAATCTCTCGCATATTTATCATAGCATTTAACTTCAAAGCCCTCATCTATCAATTTACTAACCACTTTTTCAGCTGGACTTTCCCTTGTGTCATCTACATTTCCTTTATATGTTACTCCAAATATTGCCACTTTTCCAATATCTTTTTTAATAATCTTCTTTATCTTTTCAACAACAAATAATGGCATAGAGTCGTTTAACTCTCTTGCAGTTCTTATTAATTTAGCGTTCTTTGATTTCTCAACAATAAACCACGGGTCTATGCTTATACAATGCCCACCTACTCCTGGCCCTGGCTTTAAAATATTTACTCTTGGATGTTTATTGGCTAATTCTATTGCTTCCCAAACATTAATGCCAATTTCCTCTGCAATTTTTGCAAATTCGTTGGCTAAGGCAATATTAAC
It encodes the following:
- a CDS encoding ATP-binding protein, giving the protein MLTNDSMNENLNELKRVFSSLTGKEYFKNLDVGLVDLFRYLRDEIKDEKVVIALDEFQYLMQLNRGVLSIFQKIWDGILADTKVFLIICGSSCVSKHGRFRDW
- a CDS encoding ATP-binding protein, whose amino-acid sequence is MFVNRKEELEFLERKWNENKANLIILYGRRRVGKTMLIKKFLENKKIKRASIFC
- the dapB gene encoding 4-hydroxy-tetrahydrodipicolinate reductase, whose translation is MIKVAVTGALGRMGSNIIKTITQQEDMKVVCAFEVPNHPKKGEDVGELIGIGKIGVPLSTADELDKVLKETKPDVLVDFTIAHACVENVKIAAKNGVNLVIGTTGFTEEQKAEIEKAIKENNVAAVISQNFAIGVNIFFKTLEFLAKKLGDYDIEIIEMHHRYKKDAPSGTALRAAEIIKANRGIESVFVYGRYGMTGERKKEEIGIHALRGGDVVGDHTVIFAGDGERIELTHRASSRQAFVNGVILAIRYIADKKEGIYNTFDVLGLNEIKF
- a CDS encoding DUF234 domain-containing protein, translated to MADLEIGNVKEVYNKILASLNEYYGKMFENLVFEMLKLKIIDFGQKSVAKWWHKGEEIDVLAYNNNKMIAFEVKWKDLSFKEAKGILRDLERKLDKVDFDGEKECYIIAKSIEGKEKLKALDLMDLEKLIIF
- a CDS encoding SPOUT family RNA methylase → MKFIIKTQKGFENIVVNNLKEIVDDFNYIVSPDGYQGIVIVESDEDIEDKILQIPEVERVLKVYFETETDFDKIVNLAEKIKDYIKEDETFAVETKKRGKHDFSSTDINIVLGAKIKDLTNASVDLNNPDKVVHVEVFKNKTYVSITPGEKFKKYTKEKRNARELFKKVVIVQMPYLGEKIVCKRFGEAIGRAAQGFEVKELIIAPKEKVDAYELMEFIKGVKIGQHSRYEIQKRAYPFEIKLVPVTVQDLYQVVRDKRRDNRLLIITDPKGDELSKIKDKLAYDLRKKREIIVFCGSREGIPRGLFRFADYIVDLAPHMTFATEHAIPAALIALWGVYSGEDLENSSKEEKTESNSNGE